In Brevibacillus brevis NBRC 100599, a single genomic region encodes these proteins:
- a CDS encoding S8 family serine peptidase: MNSKFIRSISICNVFILLSLLFLQAVPEQVRATEKSKTYLIGFKDSKRTKRSAIQGTSVQQLSSKIMVATLTESEREELSQDRNVAYIEEDSDTELAEIDLTEKQEIPWGVEHVGALQAHSKNYLGKNVKIGILDTGISRHEDLKVNGGISYVEGEVDYDDAHGHGTAVAGVIAGKDNHLGIVGVAPEAEIYSIKVLDEKGHGKYSSMIQGIEWAIQNGMNIISISAGGSVGSQALHDQIKRANEHGILVIAAAGNRGLGEDTQLFPAHYPEALSVGSVDRDNQRADTSSVGAGLDLMAPGVDILSTSLHKGYELRSGTSLAAPHVAGAAAVIWSKKGKATSDEVRDILIESATPLGEPRFYGKGLVNLEKALEIGSTQSTGIQAIESNPNELAISVGQSHPLKIKAKLKDDTTKDITEQANYASNDEKIATVNPTGMVIATGIGETRLIVTFEDKTIEIPVVVSEKVPLTPRGGLDTPENGEFIVSTYVLKGWYLDPAGVSQISIMVDGLKVGEATYGDPRPDIEAKYPAYQNGNAGFHFNLDTREMSVGLHTISLAIQNKNGEQSVIEGNTFYVGTKQPVEGLHADVSKLELTDENTHQLVISTILEDKTLKDVTMLAEYTSSDESIVTVSPTGFVKAKGLGTAIVTIRYEGQAITLPVTIQEKIALIPRWELESPADHSTMTGVSLMKGWYLDPAGVAKIAVHVDGKLVGEALYGQSRPDIAQEYPAYQNATSGFQYFLDTTQMTEGQHTITLMAVNQEGKEQVLAERSVSIERAQPAKSIAANVSKVELSQGNTQQLTISAVLQNDQIRDVTREAKYTLEDSTVASISDHGIITGLQIGKTTVIVDYQGQVLTLPITVKAAAGASQGGLDSPLDNATISGIYPVTGWFIASSGVSSIEVLVDGVVIGEAKYGVPRPEIEITDISLPGSNVGFQYSLDTALLQKGKHAISVRGTAKDGNQTMLGSRTVQVVELIPAIGLHVDIAELQLSQGKTHPLTVKAELKDQSKQDVTKLALYTVENPSVAKVSPDGVVTALAQGNTSLTIKYGNQSIQIPVVITAAEVRKAIGEIETPANDAVIHGSYTIAGWFLHPSTPTRYQVFLDGKEVGQANSGIARPDIALLHPDYKNAHAGFSYTMDLSDLQSGHHTVSVVVTDSEGKQYPLPEKSFVVREITPADSLKHTESGISLAKSSMQKLRITATTAGQSPKDVTAHAVYSYENANVIHVSPLGIVTGLEVGMTKIVVSYGGQTLTIPVVVTETESGPLVAKGKIDIPMEKAEIGGTTTIQGWLLDPDGVAKIEVWMDGQLQGTAVYGGPRPDIFALYPRYENANAGFQYQLHTMSFNEGEHKITVRVTNKKGVESLVLDKEVTVGPVTGITTNLSTIDLEKEKTASLTVVAAYRDKSTKDVTGEATYAIQDPAIAKIDETGVITGLAPGNTVLSITFAGIVQQVPIHVKGGTLTTTGAIDAPEENEQISGSYNVAGWFMTSGEVEKIEVQMDGVALGEAKYGLERPDILRMYPEAPPVKPGFSYLLEVNDLDLGQHQLTVLVTEKDGKQTSMEKAITIVKPIHDKYTYWLQFSDQQGKDNWSYQEVSGNQHADLTWNKQTEEWKGNHDTAIGNTWIKVGSTSPVIKWEAPRSGKIQVSGWISKIQVDEGDGVNVRLLKNDEQIWPSTGWQAIEFNDEIGVGLQEELEVEQGDALLFQVDQKESSIGDLLKWTPEITYVSNAVNDNASPQIYLTSPVVGAAVSTVDGKDVVAISGFAMDPNMGDQVNIWYQLDDGDPQELTRFTASEKPQPFLFNLPTHHLKPDVLYSLRVWAVDQKSGRSLSEKVDFTLDMIAQAEKEDIVVVADWKSPKDGTEISKGEKVSLTWEYVGYGGHSSKIESQELLIYISEGGRVTSTIREKLTGTARSYVFDTSVIEKNARVEARIRTIMPKTPAYVYGGTAKLNFSVLAANQAPVVASTGFVTLDRGLTGTINYTLNENDVTDKIVSTKLRVGFTPGGNEIVEKEELIPEASQNRQVVSRYSFPLTKDMLHQTIYWTVQAQDNRGAWTPAVNYSVPLEEALPKIVIYTPVAKRVMDLDDIFTLDGTYTKLTSGETIEAKVSSSHSAKKFTTTGTSGQWELNWTGRELGSGTYENIQVTEPIVAYYSGSLTVEDKPDAPSIVNVEAETNSLKIYWSPSVGAIDYGVQVDGGGIKKVGDVTNHTIAGLQPSRVYTIKLWAYTSTGISSYSSSITVETRPAEGNFNGMVENSPVRMYFPANEAQYMKIVAGANGTYSFTLNNDSGSPANATLSVYKAASLQAHEEIAADANGRVNPVFVAGKTYYVKIVAKDSIYATLLAKPGGEAFTFNQPKEITLQPGQTVEMAMNTIISGKYRMTTQLKNQTHKYPVVTVLSNGNAITPKETPTPSESNYELGMGNYTIKLTNTESYPVSVSFTVFAPPPGGTLYEYVYDQNNRIKAIKENGVESVTFIHDENGNILKSVKHAVTLPPKGTVLHVDQEKVEVRAGSTRPIKVTATKEDGSTLDVTTQGLYTVVDSRVGFIVKGVVYGMNPGTTEARVSYDGQFKTITITVVP; this comes from the coding sequence ATGAACAGTAAATTCATCCGTTCCATCAGTATTTGTAACGTATTTATCCTGCTCTCTTTACTGTTTTTGCAAGCGGTTCCTGAGCAGGTGCGTGCAACGGAAAAAAGCAAAACTTACTTGATTGGTTTCAAGGACAGTAAGCGAACAAAAAGGAGCGCCATTCAAGGAACGTCTGTGCAACAACTTAGCTCCAAAATTATGGTGGCTACCTTAACTGAAAGCGAAAGGGAGGAATTATCTCAAGATCGAAATGTCGCGTACATAGAAGAAGATAGTGACACAGAGTTAGCAGAGATCGACCTGACAGAAAAACAGGAGATCCCATGGGGAGTCGAGCATGTAGGTGCACTTCAAGCACATAGCAAAAATTACTTAGGTAAAAATGTGAAGATAGGAATTTTGGATACCGGAATCTCACGTCATGAAGATTTGAAAGTGAATGGTGGCATTTCCTATGTAGAAGGTGAAGTGGATTACGATGATGCCCATGGTCATGGTACCGCAGTAGCTGGGGTAATCGCAGGAAAAGACAATCATCTTGGAATCGTAGGAGTCGCGCCAGAAGCGGAAATCTATTCGATCAAAGTTCTTGATGAAAAAGGTCATGGCAAGTATTCGAGTATGATTCAGGGAATAGAATGGGCCATCCAGAATGGCATGAATATTATCTCGATCAGTGCAGGTGGGTCCGTGGGCAGTCAAGCGTTGCACGACCAGATTAAAAGGGCAAATGAGCATGGAATTCTGGTCATTGCAGCAGCGGGCAATCGAGGCCTGGGGGAGGATACCCAATTATTCCCGGCACATTATCCGGAAGCCTTGTCGGTAGGTTCGGTTGATCGGGATAACCAGCGTGCAGATACCTCCAGTGTAGGAGCGGGTTTGGACCTGATGGCTCCGGGCGTGGATATTTTAAGCACTTCCCTTCACAAAGGGTATGAATTGCGCTCGGGTACTTCGCTAGCTGCTCCTCACGTGGCAGGTGCCGCAGCAGTCATTTGGTCGAAGAAGGGAAAGGCAACCAGCGATGAAGTCCGGGATATTTTGATCGAGAGTGCAACACCACTAGGGGAGCCACGTTTTTATGGTAAAGGGCTGGTGAACCTGGAAAAAGCCTTGGAAATAGGAAGCACACAGTCTACCGGGATTCAGGCGATTGAATCTAATCCTAACGAGCTGGCTATTTCCGTAGGGCAGAGCCATCCATTGAAGATCAAGGCGAAGCTGAAAGATGACACGACCAAAGACATTACCGAGCAAGCGAATTATGCCAGTAACGATGAAAAAATCGCTACAGTAAACCCAACAGGAATGGTGATCGCGACTGGCATTGGTGAGACGCGATTGATCGTAACGTTTGAAGACAAGACGATCGAAATCCCGGTAGTGGTTAGTGAAAAGGTACCTTTGACCCCACGTGGTGGTCTTGATACCCCAGAAAATGGTGAATTCATTGTCAGTACGTATGTGTTGAAGGGATGGTATCTAGATCCAGCAGGCGTGTCCCAAATCAGTATCATGGTTGATGGCTTAAAGGTTGGAGAAGCAACTTATGGTGACCCAAGGCCCGATATTGAGGCCAAGTATCCAGCGTACCAAAATGGAAACGCAGGCTTTCATTTTAACCTGGATACAAGAGAAATGAGCGTAGGATTGCATACGATTTCGCTTGCCATTCAAAACAAGAATGGAGAGCAGTCGGTTATCGAAGGAAATACGTTCTATGTTGGCACCAAGCAGCCAGTAGAAGGCCTTCATGCGGATGTTTCCAAGCTGGAGCTAACGGACGAGAATACGCATCAGCTCGTTATCTCTACGATTCTCGAAGATAAAACGCTAAAAGATGTCACGATGCTGGCTGAATACACTTCTTCGGATGAAAGTATCGTAACGGTATCCCCAACTGGCTTCGTAAAAGCAAAAGGACTGGGAACAGCGATTGTGACGATTCGCTATGAAGGACAAGCCATCACGCTGCCTGTCACGATCCAGGAAAAAATCGCGCTCATACCGCGTTGGGAACTAGAGAGTCCAGCCGATCATTCCACAATGACGGGAGTCTCTCTCATGAAAGGCTGGTATTTAGATCCGGCAGGTGTAGCAAAGATAGCGGTCCATGTAGATGGGAAATTAGTCGGGGAAGCTCTTTACGGGCAATCGCGACCTGATATCGCGCAGGAGTACCCGGCATATCAAAATGCTACTTCTGGTTTTCAGTATTTTTTGGATACGACTCAAATGACGGAAGGGCAGCACACCATTACTCTGATGGCTGTGAATCAGGAAGGCAAAGAGCAAGTGCTGGCGGAGCGCTCCGTGTCTATCGAGCGTGCACAACCTGCCAAGAGTATAGCTGCAAATGTAAGCAAAGTCGAGCTATCACAAGGGAATACACAGCAACTGACCATTTCGGCTGTTTTGCAAAATGACCAAATCAGAGATGTAACAAGAGAAGCGAAGTACACCCTTGAGGATTCTACTGTTGCCAGCATTTCCGATCACGGAATCATCACTGGTCTGCAGATCGGAAAGACCACGGTGATTGTCGACTACCAGGGACAAGTGCTGACGTTACCGATCACGGTGAAAGCAGCTGCTGGAGCTTCCCAAGGGGGATTGGACAGTCCTCTCGACAACGCGACGATTAGCGGAATCTACCCTGTAACAGGCTGGTTTATCGCCTCAAGTGGCGTCTCGAGCATTGAGGTATTGGTGGATGGCGTTGTAATCGGTGAAGCCAAGTATGGAGTTCCACGTCCCGAAATCGAGATTACGGATATTTCTTTACCGGGTAGCAACGTTGGATTTCAATACAGCCTCGACACAGCTCTTCTCCAAAAAGGAAAGCATGCCATTTCTGTTCGTGGAACAGCCAAGGATGGAAATCAAACGATGTTGGGGTCAAGAACCGTTCAGGTGGTCGAATTGATCCCGGCAATCGGATTGCACGTAGATATCGCCGAGCTGCAGCTTTCTCAAGGAAAAACACATCCACTCACTGTCAAAGCAGAGCTAAAGGATCAGAGCAAGCAGGATGTGACCAAGCTAGCCCTCTACACCGTAGAAAATCCATCTGTTGCAAAAGTGAGTCCAGACGGCGTAGTTACGGCTCTCGCGCAGGGCAATACGAGCCTTACGATCAAATACGGAAATCAGAGTATCCAGATACCAGTCGTCATTACAGCAGCAGAAGTACGAAAGGCAATCGGCGAAATAGAAACGCCAGCAAATGACGCGGTTATCCATGGTTCGTATACGATAGCGGGCTGGTTTTTGCATCCTTCTACGCCTACTCGTTATCAGGTCTTCCTTGATGGAAAAGAAGTCGGACAAGCCAATTCGGGTATAGCACGACCTGACATTGCCCTGCTGCATCCAGATTATAAGAATGCGCATGCAGGATTCAGTTATACGATGGACTTGTCCGATTTGCAATCCGGTCATCATACGGTTTCTGTTGTGGTGACGGATAGCGAAGGCAAACAATATCCGTTGCCAGAGAAAAGCTTTGTGGTTAGAGAAATAACTCCGGCAGATAGTTTGAAGCATACGGAATCGGGAATTAGTTTAGCAAAATCGTCGATGCAGAAGCTACGGATTACCGCAACTACAGCTGGTCAAAGTCCAAAAGATGTGACTGCGCATGCCGTATATTCGTACGAGAATGCCAATGTGATCCACGTGAGTCCATTGGGAATCGTCACAGGACTCGAAGTAGGAATGACCAAGATTGTCGTCAGTTATGGAGGTCAGACCCTAACGATTCCAGTGGTTGTGACGGAAACAGAATCAGGCCCACTGGTTGCAAAAGGAAAGATCGACATTCCGATGGAAAAAGCAGAAATTGGAGGAACCACAACAATTCAGGGATGGCTTCTTGATCCGGACGGTGTAGCCAAGATTGAAGTTTGGATGGATGGGCAGCTACAAGGAACGGCAGTATATGGCGGACCTCGCCCAGACATTTTTGCCCTGTATCCACGCTATGAGAATGCAAATGCAGGCTTTCAGTATCAACTCCATACAATGAGTTTCAATGAAGGCGAGCACAAAATAACCGTACGAGTAACCAACAAAAAGGGAGTAGAAAGTCTCGTCCTCGATAAAGAGGTAACAGTTGGCCCCGTAACAGGGATTACTACCAACCTCTCCACAATTGATCTTGAGAAAGAAAAGACCGCTTCTCTCACGGTTGTAGCAGCTTATCGGGACAAGAGTACAAAGGACGTAACAGGCGAAGCCACCTACGCAATTCAAGACCCAGCCATTGCAAAAATAGACGAAACTGGTGTGATAACGGGCCTAGCACCAGGGAATACCGTTTTGTCCATTACTTTTGCTGGCATCGTTCAGCAAGTGCCTATTCATGTGAAGGGTGGCACTCTGACGACGACAGGTGCGATTGATGCTCCAGAAGAGAATGAACAGATTAGTGGGAGCTATAACGTGGCAGGCTGGTTCATGACCTCCGGTGAAGTGGAAAAAATCGAAGTGCAGATGGATGGCGTTGCATTGGGTGAGGCGAAATATGGACTGGAGCGCCCAGATATTTTGCGAATGTACCCAGAGGCACCACCTGTAAAACCCGGTTTTTCGTATCTGTTGGAAGTGAATGATCTGGACTTGGGACAGCATCAGCTGACTGTGCTGGTAACGGAAAAAGACGGGAAACAGACTAGCATGGAAAAGGCGATCACAATTGTGAAACCGATTCATGACAAATACACCTATTGGCTGCAATTTTCAGATCAGCAAGGTAAGGACAATTGGTCCTATCAAGAGGTGTCAGGGAATCAACATGCTGATTTGACATGGAATAAGCAAACAGAAGAATGGAAGGGCAATCACGATACGGCCATCGGAAATACCTGGATAAAAGTTGGCAGCACAAGCCCTGTCATCAAATGGGAAGCACCACGATCAGGAAAAATCCAGGTCAGCGGTTGGATTTCCAAAATTCAAGTCGATGAGGGCGATGGGGTAAACGTCCGATTGTTGAAAAACGATGAACAAATTTGGCCGTCCACTGGCTGGCAAGCCATTGAATTCAACGATGAAATTGGTGTGGGACTCCAAGAAGAACTTGAGGTAGAGCAAGGAGATGCGCTCTTGTTTCAAGTGGATCAAAAAGAAAGCAGCATCGGCGATTTACTAAAATGGACACCTGAAATTACCTACGTGAGTAACGCCGTTAATGATAATGCGTCTCCCCAAATCTATTTGACCTCTCCCGTTGTGGGAGCAGCGGTCTCCACCGTTGATGGCAAAGATGTCGTTGCGATCTCAGGCTTTGCCATGGATCCGAATATGGGAGATCAGGTAAACATTTGGTACCAGCTGGATGATGGAGATCCACAAGAGTTGACGAGATTTACGGCTTCGGAAAAGCCCCAACCATTTTTGTTCAACCTGCCCACTCATCACTTGAAACCGGATGTTCTTTACTCTCTTCGTGTCTGGGCAGTCGACCAAAAGTCCGGAAGATCACTCAGTGAAAAAGTAGACTTCACCCTGGACATGATAGCGCAAGCCGAAAAGGAAGACATTGTGGTTGTCGCAGACTGGAAATCTCCGAAGGATGGAACCGAAATTTCAAAAGGAGAAAAGGTTTCACTGACATGGGAATATGTAGGCTACGGTGGGCACTCCAGTAAAATCGAATCGCAAGAATTACTCATTTATATAAGCGAAGGTGGGCGTGTCACCTCAACGATCCGCGAAAAATTGACAGGTACAGCACGTTCCTATGTTTTTGATACAAGTGTGATCGAGAAAAATGCCCGAGTGGAAGCACGAATTCGCACGATTATGCCGAAGACGCCTGCTTATGTTTATGGTGGTACGGCGAAGTTGAATTTTAGTGTTCTGGCTGCCAATCAAGCACCTGTCGTAGCTAGTACGGGGTTTGTCACCTTGGACAGAGGGCTTACAGGAACCATCAACTACACGCTCAATGAAAATGATGTCACAGACAAAATCGTTTCGACAAAATTACGAGTGGGCTTCACGCCAGGTGGAAACGAGATTGTTGAAAAAGAGGAGCTGATCCCGGAAGCTTCTCAAAACAGACAAGTTGTTAGCAGGTATTCCTTCCCGCTTACAAAAGATATGCTGCACCAGACCATTTACTGGACAGTGCAGGCGCAGGATAACCGGGGAGCTTGGACACCAGCGGTTAACTATTCCGTCCCACTGGAAGAAGCACTTCCGAAAATCGTGATCTACACGCCGGTTGCCAAGAGAGTCATGGACCTTGATGACATCTTTACATTGGATGGAACATACACGAAGCTTACCTCTGGAGAAACGATTGAAGCCAAAGTGTCCTCCTCTCATTCTGCCAAAAAATTTACAACAACAGGAACCTCCGGTCAGTGGGAGCTGAATTGGACGGGGCGGGAACTCGGATCGGGCACGTACGAAAATATCCAAGTAACGGAGCCGATTGTGGCCTATTACAGTGGAAGCTTAACGGTAGAAGACAAGCCGGATGCACCAAGCATCGTTAACGTGGAGGCCGAAACCAATTCACTCAAAATCTATTGGAGTCCATCTGTAGGGGCCATTGACTACGGAGTCCAAGTCGATGGTGGCGGTATTAAAAAAGTGGGTGACGTCACTAATCATACGATCGCGGGCCTTCAGCCTTCCCGTGTGTATACCATTAAACTTTGGGCGTATACTTCAACCGGAATTAGCAGCTACAGCAGTTCGATTACGGTTGAAACGAGACCAGCAGAAGGCAATTTTAATGGAATGGTTGAGAATAGCCCCGTGCGGATGTATTTCCCTGCAAATGAGGCGCAATACATGAAAATCGTTGCCGGAGCAAATGGAACCTATTCATTCACGTTAAACAACGATTCGGGTTCACCTGCAAATGCAACCCTATCCGTCTATAAAGCGGCAAGCTTGCAGGCACATGAGGAGATTGCGGCGGATGCCAACGGAAGAGTCAACCCCGTGTTTGTTGCAGGAAAAACCTATTATGTAAAAATTGTCGCTAAGGATTCCATCTACGCTACGCTCCTGGCAAAGCCGGGGGGAGAGGCCTTTACCTTTAACCAACCAAAGGAAATTACGCTTCAGCCTGGTCAAACGGTAGAGATGGCCATGAATACGATCATTTCTGGCAAGTATCGCATGACGACACAATTGAAAAATCAGACGCATAAATATCCAGTTGTCACGGTACTGTCCAATGGAAATGCCATAACTCCTAAAGAGACGCCAACTCCTTCCGAAAGCAATTATGAGCTGGGGATGGGGAACTACACGATCAAATTGACCAATACCGAGAGTTATCCGGTGAGTGTTTCCTTCACTGTTTTTGCTCCCCCGCCTGGTGGGACTCTTTATGAGTACGTATACGATCAAAACAATCGGATTAAGGCGATTAAAGAAAATGGCGTAGAATCCGTAACCTTCATTCATGATGAGAATGGAAACATTTTGAAAAGTGTCAAGCATGCAGTGACGCTTCCACCAAAAGGAACCGTATTACATGTGGATCAGGAAAAGGTGGAGGTACGAGCTGGCAGCACGCGACCGATCAAGGTCACAGCAACAAAGGAGGACGGCAGTACGCTGGATGTAACAACACAAGGCCTTTACACGGTGGTAGATTCTAGAGTTGGATTTATCGTGAAAGGCGTTGTGTATGGGATGAATCCTGGAACTACAGAGGCCAGGGTGTCTTACGACGGACAGTTTAAAACGATAACGATTACGGTTGTACCGTAA